One segment of Urocitellus parryii isolate mUroPar1 chromosome 5, mUroPar1.hap1, whole genome shotgun sequence DNA contains the following:
- the LOC113189546 gene encoding olfactory receptor 6C2-like, whose translation MRNHTAITTFILLGLTDDPKLQVLIFIFLFLTYMLSVAGNLTIITLTLLDSHLKTPMYFFLRNFSFLEVSFTTVCIPRFLYSMTTGDNTVTYNACATQLFFVVLLGATEFYLLAAMSYDRYVAICKPLHYTTIMSNRVCATLVLCCWFAGLLIILPPLGLGLQLQFCDSNEIDHFGCDASPLLQITCSDTVFLEKIVLTSAILTLSITLVCVTLSYTYIIKTILKFPSAQQRKKAFSTCSSHMIVVSITYGSCIFIYGKPSAKEGVAINKVVSILTTSVAPLLNPFIYTLRNKQVKAAFKDTVKRTVFLTKN comes from the coding sequence ATGAGAAATCATACAGCAATAACAACATTCATCCTGCTGGGATTGACAGATGATCCAAAACTACAAGttctaattttcatatttttgtttctcacTTACATGTTGAGTGTGGCTGGGAACCTCACCATTATCACACTCACACTTTTGGATTCTCATCTTAAAACTCCCATGTATTTTTTCCTCCGAAATTTCTCTTTCCTGGAAGTCTCATTCACCACtgtttgtattcccagattcCTGTACAGCATGACAACTGGTGACAACACTGTTACTTACAATGCTTGTGCCACCCAGTTATTTTTTGTTGTCCTCTTGGGAGCAACAGAATTTTatctcctggctgccatgtcctatgatcgctatgtggccatctgtaagcCCCTGCACTACACAACCATCATGAGCAACAGAGTCTGTGCTACACTCGTCCTCTGCTGTTGGTTTGCTGGCCTGCTGATCATCCTCCCACCCCTTGGCTTAGGCCTCCAGCTACAATTCTGTGACTCAAATGAGATTGATCACTTTGGCTGTGATGCATCTCCCCTTCTACAGATAACCTGCTCAGACACagtgtttttagagaaaatagtCTTGACTTCTGCCATACTGACACTAAGTATTACCTTGGTGTGTGTCACTCTCTCCTACACATACATCATCAAGACCATTCTAAAATTTCCTTCTGCCCAACAAAGGAAAAAGGCCTtttccacctgctcctcccacatGATTGTGGTTTCCATCACCTATGGCAGCTGCATCTTCATCTATGGCAAGCCTTCAGCAAAGGAAGGAGTGGCCATTAACAAGGTGGTGTCCATCCTCACTACTTCAGTTGCCCCTTTGCTTAACCCTTTCATCTATACACTTCGAAACAAACAAGTAAAAGCAGCTTTCAAAGACACAGTAAAACGGACTGTATTTCTCACAAAGAATTGA